TTATAAAGGAACACTTGATGCTTTCCGAAAAATATTTAAGCATGAAGGCATTCGTGGATTTTATAAAGGTTTTTCTACAAATTTAATTACTGTTGCATCAAGTCAAGTATATATTACAACATTTGAAGTTGTTCGCTCAAAACTACCTAACATAGGAAATACATCAAAGAGTTTAGTTGCAGGTGTATGTGCATCACTTGCTGGCCAAACCATAACTATTCCAGTTGATATTATTTCACAGAAACAAATGGTGACTGGTCAACAAGCCGATGCATCAGCTAGTTTAAAGCCAAAATTTAAATCAGGCATTTCAGttgtaaaagatatttatagTACAAGTGGACTTAAGGGTTTTTATAAAGGTTATGTAGTTTCCCTATTGACTTATACTCCAAGTTCAGGTTTATGGTGGGGTTCATATTATATGTTTAcacaattatttgataaaatgaCTCCAGCTTCCACTCCTCATCTCGCTATACAAGGTATAAGCGGAATTTCGGCTGGTATTGTAGCTTCTACTCTTACTAATCCTGCAGATACAGTGCGTACAAGACTTCAggtgattttttctttatataaaaatgctgtATGCTATAAAAGTAGGAAAAagcagtatttttaaaatttgttaccTTTATATTCCATAGTAAATAAAGTGTACATTTTATAGTAACAAGTAACGATGATCAagcaagaatatatatatatatatatatatatatatatatatatatatatatatatatatatatatatatatatatattgcggTGTACCCTCTGGTTTTTTCCCAGTGAAAAGGTGGActgaaatagtttttgtttctcATTTGAGTCATCCACTATGATAATCAGTAGTCAAGtgtaaagattttttcttgtattttttctctagtgaaaataataaagaaaaaaaattaaaaatgtctgACTAAAATACGTCTAATAAGAAatggtttatttaaaagtaaattaattgatttattaattaaattaaagatatgTTGTCATTTTTGTCATAGTTGATATCTGTATCgtatcatttgtttttatcaatcttaacaaaggttttattatgtgaagcaaaaattttgaaattcaaaacTGCAAAGATTTTATTCTCTCACAATCTTCAATTAGATTTAATCTAGTCAAATGTTTAAAgcgttttatgttttaaatgttttaaacatttttttttagaaaaaaagaatttctacTTGTATCATTAATTGCATTCTAATAATGATTAATcacaaagttaaaaacttactaaaaaatcACTAATGATTTACTTAATGACTTAACTGCCCATTCACGTGATTCAAAATGTGACTATaaggtttaaaaattgatacaatAGCAtttggaaatgaaaaaaaagatttaattttaaaattcattttaaatcgAGAAGAAGCGTGCTTCAAAATGCAAcatcaatgtttaaaaaagcagTACATTTGCACTTCGAAATATTAAATAGTGTGTCCGGCTGCTTTTTATTAAGTTTGGTAAAACTGTTAAATGCACCGTAGTGAACTCATCGTTAAACAAAGTGTATACTACTTTAAATGCTTTCTAAAGTTTTCTTCTAAATAATCTCAAGGAATAATATCTTTATAGatcaaaatatagttttattataaacacaCTTTTGTAAGTAACAAACTGTCTGGTTGTCCTGCTGGGCTACTGacaggtattttttttaaatttcagtcgCCCTTGAAGAAAATGAGTTGTCCTGTGCCACCATGACCATGAGGGTACACCCCTGATATATGGATCATTCTCCAAAAAGAGATAGCAATGTACTGCATcactaattatttctttcaagttaatactaattttacttttagtcagtacaaataataaattcacaGCTTATACAATGTTAAACTGATCAAAACCAATCCAAAATAGTATTTTCAGTGAATAAGTAATGTTTCACTGACTGTGACAAGTCACGTCTGTGGAATGTCACCCCACCCAGACCTTTTGCTAATCCCAAATAATTCAATCCTTGATCCTaatactttacttttattttaatatataataaataatcaaaaagacattaaaattaGAGTTGACATAATATTTTcctcaaaacatatttttaaagtaacttttatgtTATTGAAGCTCCTATCATCAGCTCAAGTGTCACTTCTGTGGATTGAGTtgttatttccaataaaaagCTGTAGGAGGCAGTAGTGCTCTCTGTTGTTGTCCTAGCTGAACTAtcagacatttttattaatgagtAAAAGTGAAGGAAGTTTTGGTGTAGTTGtttaatgttgattttagtAGTGAATTTGTTAGTGTTAGTGTGTCACTCTGTTGTAAACATACTCAgggtaaataattttacttttttataagcaatacttttatttactaTCTATTACCAGGCATTTTTATTCTAAGGGGAACAGAGGCAAGTTCTCTTTCCACATAGCACTCCTTTTAGGCTTTCTCCTTCAATCTGTCACGTCTGTGGAGTACAGGAAGCAACAGAAGTGACACCCGTGTAACAGATGTGACAACAAATGACAATTTTACCTGCATGTGGATTTTTTAATGCCTATTTAtagcatttttaacattttaaaactttgttcatttagccaaataattattatggaaaagataaatgtttttatccagatagttataattttttctttacttacagTTTACAAAGATAGGAATGATAAAAACTAGGGaattgaaaaaactaagtatGAGGATGGCAAGGGAGAAGATGAAAGCTGAAAACCCAGACAAGTATGAAGAACAAAAAGTGGAAGAAAATTCATGAACTTTCAGAAAGAGATAAAAGATAAGTAAGGAAAGGCTGGAACAAAAGGACCAAGAGAAGtcaggaaataaaaaagaagagataacaacttgttaaaaatttgtctaCACCACCTGAACCACAATGTACTTCCTGGTCCCAGTCAGGAATCTAGTTCCAGAAAAAGCATTGGgctaaaagtttatagaaaatatagAGATGGGTTAaagaaaaaatccaaaaattagaagaaaaaaacaatttgttaaagcAAAGTGGtgataaatacaaacaaaaattctaCAGACTGCAGTCTGCAAAAGATAATACTCCTTGAAAGGTGGTTTAAAAAATGACCAGAGTTATGAAATGCTCGACGGAAATAAAGAAAAGCTTCTTTTTAGCGAAGTGTTAAATACACAAATACAATCAAATTTTTCCACTGAGAGatgtattaacaaaaaatggaaTTTGCCAGGGTATTAAGCAGAAAGATAATAAAGAAGTACAGACTTTAAAGAAGCCTCAACAATCTTACTTCTAGATATCTTACCACACAACTTGAATCAACCCTCAAATGTActgaaacaataaaaacttaagaacttttttgaaaaagataatacTAGTAGGCTTACTGCTgggaaaaaagaaacaataacaaGAAACAAACTGAAAAAGCTATTAAATGATACAATGTTAAATTTGTGCAATGAGTTCAAATAAAGAACTGAGTTCAAGTCAATGTCTTATAGTACATGTTGCAAATTGAGATCCTTTTGAGTTGTTCAACTAGACTTCCGTAAACAAGATACTTGTCTTTGTATTGACCATGTCAATTTTGCTTTGATTCTTGAAAAGTTGCATAGTTTAAAGATATTGGCTTATAAATATCCTAAtgacttgctaaaaaaagaCTGAGAGAATCCTGCCTGGAAAGGAAATGTGGAGTATGgtgattaaacaaaaaaatagtttgtaaagAATTTGAGAACGAACAATTAACATTTCCACAATTgtctaaaaaaagtgttgaacTTGTGGTAAAAgataaaatgaagttttaaaactttagagTAAAAAGAAGAGTTAACattaactgtttttaaacaataatattaataacatacTGGAAAAGTTTATGAGGCATGTATGTAATACAAAATACCAGTACAAAGCtacatcagaaataaaaaataacttaggGTCTAGGGATATTTTCATTCATTGTGATTTTTCAGAAAGTTACTATTGCAAATACTCAAAAGAAATCCTATCGCTCTACTTTGGTGAATCAAGAAACCAAGTGTCAATCCATACAGTTTTGGTGTACTATTGCAGTACttctgaaaacaaaataaaggcAAAATCTTACTGTACATTTTCAGATAACAGGCATCACAATTTTGTTGGGATCTGTGCGCACTTAAAGCCTgttattaatgacttaaaagaAAAGCTGCCTATCATTGGAACAGTTCATTTCCTTAGCGATAGTACTTCTCAACAGTTTTGAAACAAGTCCATGTTTCATGTCTGTTTGGTATTTGTCCATGttctatttagtttttttttttaaaaaagagtttaaagcTAAGACCTTGAGGTGGCATTTCACAAAAAAAGGGGTACAGAAAAGGTGATGGAGTAGGGGGCTGTATCAAAAGAACTGCAGGCAGATTAATAGGACAAGGGAAAGATATTCCTGATATTAATTGTTtggtttaagaaataaaaggaAAGTGTCCAAATATAACCATCTATTCTATTAACAACACAGATTTCAATCTCTATGAGAAATGTGCAGCGTAAAACCTAACAACTTTCAAGGGGGCTTTACAAGTTCATGAGGTGTTTTGGAGTTCcactaaaaaagaaatgttgttTATGAGAAGGCTGCATGCACTGAATGTGACAAAGGTACAAAATACAATCACTATAGTATTGGAGAAGTACTAAtccctttaaaatttttgacagATCTTCATCCTCGTATCCTTTTAATATATAGCActtagaaatttaaatttgcttATATTGAGTATTGCAAACTTTTGTGTTGCTTAAATGTTCTCTAGTTACTTAGCCAGTAAGAATGTTTgattaatatttagtttttcaacaaccctattattttcattaaatattgaaataagttGGGCatgaaatctttattgtaaaatagttatttaatttgtttctattttataaataattttatttgcctctgttttaagaaattctttaaCATACTTTACCAGGTCAATGACccttgaaaatgaagaaaatgcCAGCTGAAGGAACAACATCCAAACATTTGGCTCAAGAATCCCAAGGCCCGAGTAATTgtgaaaaaaagttgataagACTAAGTTACCACAGTATTAACAGTAATAGTGAGAAGGACAGCttctcttttaaaattaatgattttgtgATTGTGAAGTTTCAAACCTCAAAAAAAAGTGTGAAATGTTGAGTTAATTCAAGCCTTACGTGCAGGTGAAAATGAGTTGGTCATAAAGTTTTTGAGAAGATCTAGCCAGCAATATTTTATGCTTCTGGAGAAAGATGATATCTCTGTCATCGATAAAGGCGATGTAGCATTTAGATTGTGCAAGCCAAACCTCAACAACAAGGGGCAATATAGTTTTCCACAAGATTTACcattcaaaaacatttgctaatttacttactaatatataataatacttaataatacttaaaattttgtaaaacttgtacCATGTACTATTTTATgtcaacttttaaaactattgaatacaggtgattattatttttgtaaattacctGAAAGACATTTATTGCTGTTACAGCATAAAGCAATACTACTCTTAACATCACATCTGTGGTAAATTTGTCATGTCTGTGAATTacgctaaaattttttttttttttttttgtaaacttacaTTTAATGAGTGTGTGGATACTTACAAATGATTAAATATACTCAAAgctataacaacaaaaaatttggtttgtaaatttgatatttaactttttttaaatcaactattGAAAATGTTACTTTTCATGAGAATGactcatatgtatatatatatatatatatatatatattatatatatatatatatatatatatatatatatatatatatatatatatatatatatatatatatatatatatatatgtatatatatatatatatatatgtatatatatatatatgtatatatatatatatatatttatgtatatgtatatatatatatatgtatatgtatatatatattatatgtatatatatgtatacatgtgtatatatattttatatgtatagatgtatatatatatatatgtatatatatgtatacatgtatatatatatttttatatttatatatttatatatatatatatatatatatatatatatatatatatatatatatatatatatatatatatatatatatatatatatatacacattagaGATGTGCCGGAAGCAGTTTATGCAGAGTCCGATTTCGGATACCCAGAAGAAAATACTGGGtccattttaaaaagttgcaataaaAGCTAGTGAAATTTCTAACACTGAATTGTTTTCACAAAATAATGCTAATTAATTTGCGCtagttaatttttcttaaatataccaagtttctttttgataaacaactatatttacacGCAAGGTCATAAATTCAAACTACACAAACTGAAGTGTAAACTCGAAGTCCATAACTATTCTTTCTCCCTTAGGCTTGTTAATATTTTTGGAATAACTTTCCATCTGACGTCGTTAATGTCAAAAACATCGAGAGCTTCAATATCAAAGTTAACTCTATCAACTTCAGAAAATGCTGTTCCGGCTAACTAATTTTGGTTTTGTAATTGtggtattatatataatatatattttttataatttatcgATAAATAATCCCTAATATGCACtaattaatcaaaagttatgTTATGGAAAATAAAAGGGGTAGTACCCCAagaaacaaaaatcaaatttgaaaaaatattaaataaatttggattattattcttttgttcacagtttaaaaaactttcaatttatcattttaaaattaagttttatgatTTGGCATTATGTgccaaattattaaaacaaccCCATAGTAACagatatataaacaaaacatttgtaaaaagttgGCGAAACGGTTACTTTACAAATGATTATGCAAAAGAGctaaaattttgacattttgttCTTCATAGCAATAAAATTCATTTGAGACAAGGTTTTTGTTTAATGCACTTTAGCTcttgaaacttttcatattaatcTTGTTTGACTCGCCTAATTTGATAGagtttgttagttttttatgcACCAATtctaaaatagtctttttttcatttattttctcttttttttttttttttttttttttgttattcaccttgTTAAGGCCGAaaaggctacttaatagtggttataaccctctctcaactctataattccgaaacacgaaccttaaAGAACAaagccgctgcgcggagaaacaagttgagcgcgatactaccagggacgtggtggggatcgaactcggaacctctcgcttatgaagcgagcgctttaccactacaccactaccgcattacttaccactacaccactactctTAGATGAATTTTGGTATTATGATTATAATATGTTGCAAATTTCATGTTAAAATGGCTGGTAATTTTTAAGTAATCATTTCACaaaaatttgcttatttttggtttttaattggGTGATTGAGGCAAATTATGTTATaagtaaggaatttttttttttttaattttaaagatatatttatgtttaaagaattaagttttactatttttttttttactggttccaatgaattttttaaatatttcttggGGTACCACCTCAAGAGAGAcagaattgcaaaaaaaaaaaaagaaaaactgtaGACCTTCTCGACTGTagtgtgaataaaataaaaaaatacttttattgagACACGTCTATATTGAGTATATAGGTCTTAGTGGTTATTGACTTCATCACACTCTTAGACTTATATCAAGAAATTTATTGGTTGAAGTTTTAACTAAAAGCACAGCATTAATGTTAGACTTAGACTTATATCAAGacttatatcatatatatatatatatatatatatatatatatatatatatatatatatatatatatatgtatatatgtatatatgtatatatgtatatatgtatatatatatatatatatatatatatatatatatatatatatatgtatatatataaatgtatatagaACTATAGTATCACTTACGgggacagattttacaaaaaaatgaacacTTACAGGgacgtttttttgtaaaaaaatgtcccCGTAAGCAACTTTTATAGAGAACAAAAAGTACATGCATTGACtatcaaatagcctgactcgcaagggagtgctgctacatggactgagggtttggtttgggtcagcatcaaggtcaggcttagggttagggttacagTAAGGTTTAAATATGGTTATATTACTGtaattaatcatttttgtaaatagatgaaaataaaaatgatatataatatataataaataaataaaaataacaaaaatcaatataaaaaatatatttttgcaataaaataataaatttaaatatgtgtaaataaaaaacaaaaccagaacaaaaaaaacatttctccaAAAGCGCCGACTaggagtgtatatatatatatatatatatatatatatatatatatatatatatatatatatatatatatatatatatacataaaatgttggacaatttaacaatataatgAACTCAAGgctaaatatgattttttattatgcatCAATGacaaaataagattttctgtttaaaatataataaggcCAGAAATTTATTCCAAGGAATGGATTGTGAGCTACATAATGTCTTCAGACAAACTCATGAATTGTAGCTAATgtcattaagaaaaaaactttatgtatGACAGGCTTGCAAActtcttaaacttaaaaaaggtgAGAATTTAAAGGCAAATTTCACAAAAAGCTAACTTAGATACAACCGAATTTGCATTTAGAATGACTATTCTGCTAAAAACAACAAGCCCTACACATTCTGAGCTCATTGATCTACTGAAGTTAAGTGTTGGCAGAATGGTAGCAGAAAGTTACATTCAAGTATTGTTTGTAGAGACAGTTGATTCTATAAACaagaaaatgaagaataaaGTTTGTACCACATTCAGAAATACCCCACTCTGTTTAGTATTCTAACCAATGAAAGTACGAGATCATGCAGGAAAGCTTGTTTCATTGATCTTTATTATGCATTTAATGAATCTCATTTCCAAGTATTTGTGGAGTTACTGCAGTAATTTACATGATGATTTTGCATGATGATATAAATCAAATACCAGCAGTTTTGTACAATTGAAATCCCTGGCTAGTTGGATATCATTGCTTGAATCATTGTCTTGAACTGGTTATAAGTGATACAATTAAAGCATGTGTCATGTTGAACCATTGTGCTTCATGGAATGGTATGCAATAACTATATTacttacaaaaaactttatatgctTTGAACAGCACTCAAtctcaaaaaatagaaaaaagctTTCTGCGGCAGTGGAAGTTTATTCTCTTACAATTAGGCAAGTTCTCAGTACACTATAAGTTACCTCATCATTTCCAACTACTAAAGTTGTTTTGCACAACTTTAAACTGGGTGTCCGCCAGATCTGAAAAatcagggaaaagtcagggaattttgatatctgcaaaaaaaaaagtaaataatcagGGAAGTAAAGTAAAACTTTGGAAAAATCAAGGTGAAATCAAGTAAAATGCGTCTTCACTCCCCGTTCTTTGCTAACTTGAAGAGTGCAATCCGGCATGCCATTAGACAAATTGTGACAAGTGCTGTCAGCAATGGAACCATTCATACATACAATATCGCAAACATATGGACGTATTTAATGTCTTGgcactcaaaaaaattaaaactctaacaaataaataaatataattcacatttttaattaatatttataaaaaaaattctttctgtCCAATAGATCCAGGCACATACCAATTGTTCCACAGATGCCATGGCACCAGCAGGGACCCCTGGGCTAGAGATCAGCTTGAGAGGTGTTGTAGAATTAGGTGGTCTTTGTAAAAGTGAAAGCAAGTAATTTTTAGTGATGAAAGTAACTTTGaagaaataaatagaaaaagcaAAGTTCTTGtgtttaaatctaaaaagtacAATAATCTTCTTGTTGTACTAAGTTTGCAAGGTGGCAGTGGGGATGTTGGTATTTGATGCTGCTTTTATTTTAATGGAATAGGtgtgaaatatttttacaggCCAAATCAAATATTATACTAACATTGACGCTAGACAACTGGATAGTTCCATCAGTAGATGTTATGATTGATTAAGATGAGTAGTGACAGTTTCAACAAGATATGGTGCCTGCCCAGACAGCTTGTATAGTCATA
Above is a window of Hydra vulgaris chromosome 10, alternate assembly HydraT2T_AEP DNA encoding:
- the LOC101238257 gene encoding solute carrier family 25 member 44 isoform X3; this translates as MTNQDVRHIEWEELDKRKYYVIGPIMMVGVRLIIFPPTLIKTRLQVQKQNSHYKGTLDAFRKIFKHEGIRGFYKGFSTNLITVASSQVYITTFEVVRSKLPNIGNTSKSLVAGVCASLAGQTITIPVDIISQKQMVTGQQADASASLKPKFKSGISVVKDIYSTSGLKGFYKGYVVSLLTYTPSSGLWWGSYYMFTQLFDKMTPASTPHLAIQGISGISAGIVASTLTNPADTVRTRLQVNDP
- the LOC101238257 gene encoding solute carrier family 25 member 44 isoform X2 — protein: MTNQDVRHIEWEELDKRKYYVIGPIMMVGVRLIIFPPTLIKTRLQVQKQNSHYKGTLDAFRKIFKHEGIRGFYKGFSTNLITVASSQVYITTFEVVRSKLPNIGNTSKSLVAGVCASLAGQTITIPVDIISQKQMVTGQQADASASLKPKFKSGISVVKDIYSTSGLKGFYKGYVVSLLTYTPSSGLWWGSYYMFTQLFDKMTPASTPHLAIQGISGISAGIVASTLTNPADTVRTRLQVEGGSSSVRNVIKRLYEEEGFRALHKGLTARLISSVPSSCVLAVSYELVKLFSLKS
- the LOC101238257 gene encoding solute carrier family 25 member 44 isoform X4, which translates into the protein MTNQDVRHIEWEELDKRKYYVIGPIMMVGVRLIIFPPTLIKTRLQVQKQNSHYKGTLDAFRKIFKHEGIRGFYKGFSTNLITVASSQVYITTFEVVRSKLPNIGNTSKSLVAGVCASLAGQTITIPVDIISQKQMVTGQQADASASLKPKFKSGISVVKDIYSTSGLKGFYKGYVVSLLTYTPSSGLWWGSYYMFTQLFDKMTPASTPHLAIQGISGISAGIVASTLTNPADTVRTRLQAC